A window of Mucilaginibacter sp. PAMC 26640 contains these coding sequences:
- a CDS encoding fatty acid hydroxylase yields the protein MAKNFVSNSQESVRMFKSSFLESLSKVHYFVPIIIFVPVILVCSYFAYDKQIGAFNYIWLFLLGLFIWTLTEYIMHRFVFHFVPKQGWALRLHFIFHGVHHDYPSDAKRLVMPPSASIPLATGFYFLFNALLPANFIFGFFPGFILGYLVYDISHYAIHHFNFKGSFWKQIKQHHMLHHYQDPTKGYGVSSPLWDKIFNSDFIKKQNG from the coding sequence ATGGCAAAGAATTTTGTATCTAACTCACAGGAATCTGTGAGAATGTTTAAGAGTAGTTTTTTAGAGAGTTTATCAAAGGTGCATTATTTTGTACCCATTATAATTTTTGTACCTGTTATTTTGGTTTGCAGCTATTTTGCTTACGATAAGCAAATTGGCGCCTTTAATTACATTTGGCTTTTTTTATTGGGCCTTTTTATATGGACGCTTACCGAATATATCATGCACCGTTTCGTTTTCCATTTTGTACCGAAGCAAGGTTGGGCGCTCCGTCTGCATTTTATTTTCCATGGCGTACATCATGATTATCCCAGTGATGCAAAACGTTTGGTAATGCCCCCATCGGCAAGTATCCCTTTGGCAACCGGCTTTTACTTTTTATTTAATGCCTTATTACCTGCAAATTTCATCTTTGGATTTTTCCCGGGCTTTATTTTAGGCTACCTGGTGTATGATATTTCTCACTATGCTATTCACCACTTTAACTTTAAAGGCAGCTTCTGGAAACAGATTAAACAGCACCACATGCTGCATCATTACCAGGACCCAACTAAGGGTTACGGCGTAAGCTCTCCCCTTTGGGACAAAATTTTTAATTCAGATTTTATTAAAAAGCAGAATGGCTGA
- a CDS encoding CDP-diacylglycerol--inositol 3-phosphatidyltransferase, with amino-acid sequence MEQQTSVRTSLQLGIYKIIDPFVKLLIKVGLTPNAVTSIGFVLNVGVAAIFIIGGEDGDRANLSYIGWAGGLILFAGLFDMLDGQVARLGNMKSVFGALYDSVLDRYSELIMFLGICYYLVAHHYFLSSIFAFIALIGSMMVSYVRARAEGLGVECKGGLMQRPERVITIAAFAIACGITSSYIGGDYKLFIPGIKFHVFETMSIFTFPIAILAVLTNLTAFKRLVDAKKALSESEHE; translated from the coding sequence ATGGAACAGCAAACATCAGTACGGACAAGCCTTCAGCTGGGGATCTATAAAATTATCGACCCCTTTGTAAAGCTGCTTATAAAAGTTGGTCTTACGCCTAATGCGGTTACCTCCATCGGTTTTGTGCTTAATGTAGGCGTTGCCGCCATATTTATCATAGGTGGTGAAGATGGCGATCGTGCTAACTTAAGCTATATCGGCTGGGCAGGTGGCCTGATCCTTTTTGCGGGCTTGTTTGATATGCTGGACGGGCAGGTAGCGCGTTTAGGAAATATGAAATCGGTATTTGGTGCTTTGTATGATTCGGTACTTGACCGATACAGCGAACTGATCATGTTCCTGGGGATTTGCTACTATCTTGTCGCTCATCATTATTTCCTGAGTTCTATATTCGCATTTATAGCACTTATTGGTTCCATGATGGTGAGTTATGTACGTGCACGTGCCGAAGGGCTTGGTGTAGAGTGTAAAGGTGGTTTAATGCAACGGCCGGAAAGGGTAATTACTATTGCGGCATTTGCAATTGCATGTGGCATTACCTCAAGCTACATTGGCGGCGACTACAAACTTTTTATTCCAGGTATTAAATTTCATGTTTTTGAAACCATGTCTATTTTTACCTTCCCGATTGCCATACTTGCTGTATTAACAAATTTAACCGCCTTTAAGCGACTGGTAGATGCCAAAAAAGCACTATCGGAGAGTGAACATGAATAA
- a CDS encoding CDP-alcohol phosphatidyltransferase produces the protein MNKLSWLKLLLIFSAFIIFVLPMQAKAIPACTSPVVDSAGKKLIRKLTFPVPPASVERLFYIQRMPNTNTLIYELNVDEKTGKPNVDEPVHPYWIRYNEKGQKEELSYIQRKFAYGLVQKPMGDDKYDIRFVSYKKFPLTLMKGADGKYHIFATVARKPMALRYIFIQIEGGSFWLPNVVYVEMKGTDPATGKEFTERFKP, from the coding sequence ATGAATAAATTGTCCTGGCTGAAGCTGCTTCTGATTTTCTCAGCATTTATTATTTTTGTATTGCCAATGCAAGCTAAGGCAATACCGGCTTGCACCAGCCCCGTAGTAGATTCCGCAGGTAAAAAACTGATTAGAAAGTTAACTTTTCCGGTTCCGCCTGCATCAGTTGAAAGGTTATTTTACATCCAGCGGATGCCCAATACCAACACGCTTATTTACGAGTTAAATGTAGACGAAAAAACAGGCAAGCCAAATGTCGACGAGCCGGTACATCCCTACTGGATCCGGTACAATGAAAAGGGGCAAAAAGAAGAACTCAGCTATATCCAGCGTAAATTTGCCTATGGATTGGTGCAAAAACCAATGGGTGACGACAAGTATGATATCAGGTTTGTGTCATACAAAAAATTTCCGCTCACCTTGATGAAGGGTGCTGACGGAAAATATCATATCTTCGCAACAGTTGCGCGAAAACCAATGGCGCTACGTTATATATTTATACAAATAGAGGGAGGTTCGTTCTGGTTGCCAAACGTAGTGTATGTGGAAATGAAAGGAACGGACCCGGCAACAGGAAAAGAATTTACAGAACGTTTTAAACCCTGA